In the genome of Candidatus Polarisedimenticolaceae bacterium, the window CATCGTGGACCCGCGCGTCGTGCTCGGTCGGGTCCGGACGCGTGTCGGCGCGCCGCTCGACCTCGCCGTCCTTCGCGAGGACATGGCCCGCGTCTTCGGGCTCGACGACTTCCAGCGGGTTTCCTTCGACGTGCGGCCCGCTCCGGACGGGAACGTGCTGACGTTCGACGTCCGCGAGAAGCCGTGGGGGCCGACGTACATCCGGTTCGGGGTCGAGGTGGTGGACGACCTCGAGGGGGACGCGGCGTACGGCGCGCGAGTCGGCATCACGCGCACGCGGTTGAACGCGCGGGGGGGCGAGTGGCGATCGGAGCTCCAGCTGGGCTCGCTCCAGCGCGCCTTTACCGAGCTCTACCAGCCGCTCGACTTCCGCGGGCGCTGGTTCGTCGCCCCGTGGCTGTCCGCCGAGCGGGCGAACCAGCCGATCTTCCTCGACGGCACGAAGATCGCGGAATACGACGTCCGCTGGGCGGGCGGCGGGATCGACGTCGGCGCCCAGTTCGGGCGGTTCGGCGAGATCCGCGTCGGCGTCGCGCGTCAGAAGGTCGAGGCCACGGTGGAGACCGGGGCCGCCGATCTGCCGTCGTTCGACGTCGATTCGGGAGGATTCCGGTTCGCGTTCGCGGTGGGGACGATCGACCGGCCTGCGATCCCGCGGAAGGGATTCGTGTTCGGGGTCCAGGGCGGCTTCTCCCGCGAGGCGCTCGGGTCGGACGCGCAATACGACCGGGTCCAGTTCGGCGGGGCGAAGTTCGTCAACCGCGGGCGGCACACCGTCTTCTTCGGAGTCGACGCCGGGACGAATCTCGGGAGCACGCTCCCCGTCTACGACGAGTTCGCGATCGGCGGACTGCTGTCCCTGGGCGGCTTCTCGCAAGGGGAGCTGCGGGGGCAGGTGTTCGCCGTCGGCCGCGTCGGGTATCACTTCCGGATCGCGACGCTTCCCGCGGGGTTCGGGGAGGGGATCTACGTCGGCACGCTGTTCGAGATCGGCAACACCTGGGAGTCGAGGAGCGCGGCGTCGCTCGACGACCTGCGCCACGGAACGACCGTCATCCTCGGACTCGACACGTTCGCGGGACCGGTCTTCCTCGCGTACGGCGTCGCGGAGGGAGGCGGGGACCGTTTCTACCTGACGGTCGGTCGCTCGTTCTAGGACGCTCCAAGGAACCGCCCGTGACGAGATGAACGCCAAGGGGTCCGAGGTCATCCCGAGAGAGGAGCTCGTCGCGACGCCGTGGTACGACAGGGACAGGTGCGAGTCGTCGATCTACAAGCTGAGAAACGCCGCCGTGAAGATGGCCGCCGCGGGGATATGAGCGGGGCTACCCCTTCGCCTTGCTCTTGAGGGCGCCCGCCTCGAGCCAGTGGGAGTACATGCGCCGGATGCGGTAGCCGTCGACGTCGAGAGCGTTCTCCACGACGTCGGCGGCGATTCCGGTGGCCGCCTGCTGCCACACCCGCTTGAGCAGCTCGACGTCGGTTTCCTCCTCGGGGGGAGTCGGCTTGATCCCGACCGCCTCGAAGGTCATCCCGTCCGGCACGATCGTGCGGGCCTGCTGGTACTCGTCGTGCCGGCGCAGCCCCTCGAGCATCACGCCGATCACGTCGAGGCCGTCCCCGCCGTCGACCGCCGGGCGGCCGCCGGTTCGGACGACGAAGGTCCCGGGGAAGGGGCGCTCGAGGACCTGGTAGACGGCCACCTCGCCGCGCAGCTTGCCGACCTCGGCGGCGACGATGCGCCCCTTCGCGAGGGAGATCGAGGCCCGCTTGGTCGACGACCGGTCGAACAAGACGATCTCGCCGCTGGACTGCGAATCGGCCAGCGACTGGAGGAGCGTCGGCAGGGCGAAGAGCTCGAGGTCGCCGGAGAGCGCCTCGCCCGTCGCGGGAGACGACGGGGCGGAACCGCCGGAGGAAGCCGCCGGGGCGGTCGCGGGCTTCGCGTCGAGCTTCGCCAGGGCCTTCGCCGCCTCCTCGCCGATCCCCTTGCCGTCGAACCGCTCGGTGACCTCGCGCAGGATGCCGCGTACCTCCGGGGTCGGCGTCCCGGAGATCGCCCGGATCAGGTGCAGCGTCTCCTCAGGCGGCCGCTTGCGGACGAATCCGAGGAGCTTCGCGGGAAGGCCCGCGCGCACGGCCTCGAGGAGCACGGCGAGCTGCTGCGGGTCGATCGAAAGGTCCTGCCGCGAGAGATAGTCGAGGCGGGCGTACGTGTCCCCGAGGTTCGCCGCGCCGGAGAAGGCGTGCCCGACGACGGTGCGGATCGCGTTGACCGTTCCCTGACGGGCGATCCCCGCGCACAACCGGTCGAGGGCCTCGACGGTGTTCTCGTCGAGGTGGGCCCTCCCGTCGGCCAGCTCCTTCTCGAGCGACTTGAGGCGCGCGATGAGGATCGCCTCGGCCTCCGGGTTCTTCACCTGGCCGAGCGCGCCGATCGCCTCCTTGACGACCATCGGCGGCTCGCCGAGTCCGAGCGCCGCCTCGAGGTGCGGCAACGTCTCGTGCAGGGCGTCCGGCCCGGCGTCCGGGAGGCGGCGCAGCAGGAAGATCAGGTTGCGCTTGTACCAGCCGTTCGCGTCGCGCACCTCGCCGCGGCCGTACGCGTCCAGGCGCGAGAGCAGCGGAGCGCGCCCGTCGTCGCCGTGGACGGCGTACAGGCTGAGGAGGAGCTTCCGGCGGTCCCGCTTCTCCTCCCCGTCGAGCGCGTCGAGGATGCCGTCGGGACGCCAGCCCGGGAAGAACGCCAGCACACGACGCAGCAACGGATGCTTGTCGGCACTCTCCGAGAATCGCTTGAGCGTCGTTTCCGACAACGTCGCCTGCGCCTGGCCGAGCACGGTGCCGACCATCGACGGGTCGGTCTTGTGGTCGGCGATCAGCCGCGACACCTCGTCGAGGATCGCGACCGCCTGGGCGAGGCGTCCCTCGTTGAACTGCTCGATCGCCGCGTAAGTCATCTCGCCGACGCGCCGGCCGGCCTCGACGGCGTCGGGGGCGAGCGCGACGAGCTTGTGCATCGCCTCGATCGGCTTGGCCTTGGGAATCGCCGCGGCGGACTCCTCGCTCGTCGGAGCGAGCATCCACCCCGGAAGGCTCCTGCCGAGGGCGCGGAACACTTCGCCGATCGGAGCGGCCAGCCCCTGCTGGCGAACGCGGCCGAGGTAGGTCTCGAGCTCGGCCCCCGTTCGCGCCTCGAGGGCGGCGGTCGTGAGGACCTGGGCGAGGATCGCCGGGTCGAGCGCGGGGCCTCCCGCGGGTCCCGCCGTGGGGATCGTCCCGGGAACGGACGGCTCGCCCGCCGGGACGACGGCCCCCAGGCGCTCGAGCAGGAGGGTCAACTTGCGCATCCCGCGCTCGAGGGCGACGTCGGTCGAGGCCGCCGCCTTGGCGGGGGCCGCCGCGGTGGGGGCCGCCGGCGCGCCGGCGGGGCGGTGGAGGATCTCGACCCTGGAGGTCGTGGTCGTCTCGACCTCTCCGATGCGGCTGAGCCGGACCTTGAGGTCGGCGCGCTCCTCCTCCGGACAGAGGGGAAGGAGCATCACGCTCAGTGCCTGGAGGAACCGGATCATCCGGTCCTGGGTCACGAGGCCGAACTCGGACAGTTGGTGGACCTTCGTGAGGGCGTGGAAGACGAGATCGGCGACGCTTCCGCCCCCGCGCGCGTACTGGGAGTGGATCCAGGAGCCGACGATGCGGGCCGTCAGCTCCGGCGGGTTCCCGGCGAGCAGCTCGAAGGTGTCCGCCACCATCATCGGCGCGATGTCGCCGGAGAGGTAGCGGTGCATTTCCAGCGCCGCTTCGCGGAATTCAGCTTGCGCGCCCAGTTCGGACATCGAAGAGGAACCTCGCCCCTTCCCGGCCGGAAATCCGCCGGAGTCGGGCTGGGAATGTTCGGTTCCCGTCCGCCGCGGGTCAAGAAATCCGTTGCCGCACATTCCGATTGCCCATAAAAAGGGGGCGGGGACTGGGGTCCGGCCCTCCAGCCGGACGGTCCACCGGGGGAAATCTCGAAATGAGGAATTGGCGTCGTGCCATAGCAGGGGCGTGTTGTGTCCTGGCCGCGGGGGTCGTTTCGGCGGCCATCGTCCCGGAGGCGTCGCGATTCGACGCCCTCGTCGTTCATGACCCGTCGGCGACCCTCGGGGTCGTCGCGGGGGCTCCGGAGGGCGTCGAGGGCTGGAGCGTCTGGTTCGACCGCCGCACGGGCACTCCCATGCTCGCCCAGGGGAGCGGGGTTCCGTGGCTCGGCGCGTCCGATCCGTTCGACGGGCGGCGGCTCGAGACGCTCGCGCGGGAGTTCGTCGCCGCGGGACGCGCCTGGATGCGGATCGACCCGTCGCAGCTGGTCCTCGACGCCGACGGCTCGGGCGCGATCGAGCCCGGCCGTTTCGTGGTCGTCTTCAACCGTTCGATCGGCGGCGTTCCCGTCGAGGGCGAGCGACTGACCTTCTATGTGAACCGCGGGAACCTCGTCTCGTTCGGCACCGATCGCTGGGGGACCGGCGCACCGGCCGGCCAGCCTCGACTCGAGCGCGACGCCGCCCTGACGATCCTCCGGGGCTACATGGGTCTGGAGCCGACCGATCGTGTCGAGACCGTACGGCCGGGCACCCGCTCCTACCTCGCGGTCCCGGGGGATGCGGGGACGTTCGAGCACCGACTCGCGTGGTCGTTCGCCCTGCGCGTGGACGGCGAGCGCGGGACCTGGGTCGGGAAGGTGGACGCCGACAACGGCCGCGTCCTCGCCTTCTACGACGAGCACCTTTACGCGGCGGTCGAAGGGGGCGTGTACCCCGTCTCGAACGACTTGAACTGTGCCGACGGAGGCTGCGAGCTCGGCGGGTACCCGATGCCGTACATCGACGTGACCGTCGGGCGGAGCCCGGTCGCGACCGGGGACATGGGCCTGTTCGGCTGCACCAAGGGGGCCAAGCGCTCCGAGGCGATGCTGGTCGGGCGGTACGTGCGCACGCAGGACCTCTGCGGCAACGGCGTCGTCTCCGGGAGCTGCAGCAGCGGCATCGATTTCGGGACGAGC includes:
- a CDS encoding BamA/TamA family outer membrane protein → PLATRERLGSLFAVLNQTTTFLTRRNTLDSLTRADVVIAPELSEISSGAFELIGEAIERGSAAAKAAAPELSRYALDEAGWSEHLRRRGRGEPPPASPVVSEIRVEGTDIVDPRVVLGRVRTRVGAPLDLAVLREDMARVFGLDDFQRVSFDVRPAPDGNVLTFDVREKPWGPTYIRFGVEVVDDLEGDAAYGARVGITRTRLNARGGEWRSELQLGSLQRAFTELYQPLDFRGRWFVAPWLSAERANQPIFLDGTKIAEYDVRWAGGGIDVGAQFGRFGEIRVGVARQKVEATVETGAADLPSFDVDSGGFRFAFAVGTIDRPAIPRKGFVFGVQGGFSREALGSDAQYDRVQFGGAKFVNRGRHTVFFGVDAGTNLGSTLPVYDEFAIGGLLSLGGFSQGELRGQVFAVGRVGYHFRIATLPAGFGEGIYVGTLFEIGNTWESRSAASLDDLRHGTTVILGLDTFAGPVFLAYGVAEGGGDRFYLTVGRSF
- a CDS encoding DUF4388 domain-containing protein; amino-acid sequence: MSELGAQAEFREAALEMHRYLSGDIAPMMVADTFELLAGNPPELTARIVGSWIHSQYARGGGSVADLVFHALTKVHQLSEFGLVTQDRMIRFLQALSVMLLPLCPEEERADLKVRLSRIGEVETTTTSRVEILHRPAGAPAAPTAAAPAKAAASTDVALERGMRKLTLLLERLGAVVPAGEPSVPGTIPTAGPAGGPALDPAILAQVLTTAALEARTGAELETYLGRVRQQGLAAPIGEVFRALGRSLPGWMLAPTSEESAAAIPKAKPIEAMHKLVALAPDAVEAGRRVGEMTYAAIEQFNEGRLAQAVAILDEVSRLIADHKTDPSMVGTVLGQAQATLSETTLKRFSESADKHPLLRRVLAFFPGWRPDGILDALDGEEKRDRRKLLLSLYAVHGDDGRAPLLSRLDAYGRGEVRDANGWYKRNLIFLLRRLPDAGPDALHETLPHLEAALGLGEPPMVVKEAIGALGQVKNPEAEAILIARLKSLEKELADGRAHLDENTVEALDRLCAGIARQGTVNAIRTVVGHAFSGAANLGDTYARLDYLSRQDLSIDPQQLAVLLEAVRAGLPAKLLGFVRKRPPEETLHLIRAISGTPTPEVRGILREVTERFDGKGIGEEAAKALAKLDAKPATAPAASSGGSAPSSPATGEALSGDLELFALPTLLQSLADSQSSGEIVLFDRSSTKRASISLAKGRIVAAEVGKLRGEVAVYQVLERPFPGTFVVRTGGRPAVDGGDGLDVIGVMLEGLRRHDEYQQARTIVPDGMTFEAVGIKPTPPEEETDVELLKRVWQQAATGIAADVVENALDVDGYRIRRMYSHWLEAGALKSKAKG